A single Deinococcus aerophilus DNA region contains:
- a CDS encoding acyl-CoA dehydrogenase — MAPFLSKRDLRFQLFEVLNSAALPERPRFADHSREVYEDVLNLAYNVADRYFANHAREADLNEPHVVDGKVQLVPGVAEAMKAFREAGFFGAHHDEELGGLQLPWVILQAVQAHFQAANVGSSGYPFLTIGNANLQREFASPEQQRRYMLPLIEGRWFGTMALSEPHAGSGLADITTTATPREDGTYSLSGSKMWISGGEHELSENIVHLVLARIKGGPAGVRGISLFLVPRYRIREDGTPGESNHVVLAGLNHKMGYRGTTNTLLNFGEGGETIGELVGEPGQGLRQMFHMMNEARIGVGMGAVMLGYAGYLASLEYARERAQGRLASNKDPHSPAIPIIGHADVKRLLLRQKAIVEGGLALGLYASSLVDDLQTGREEQRADTGLLLDLLTPIVKSWPSKYSQEALSDAIQVMGGAGYTRDYPVEMYYRDNRLNPIHEGTEGIQGNDLLGRKLTQAGGRGLEILLSRMEADLQEAQQLEGLDEIRAALATALKHNQSALKAILGRATDLGPDLFLANANSALEMLGHTVVGWMWLRQAATAARALPQAKSDDADFYQGKLQAARFFAVYELPRIEFHAELLASADATTHEMQDRWF; from the coding sequence ATGGCCCCCTTTCTGAGCAAACGCGACCTGCGCTTTCAACTGTTCGAGGTGCTGAACAGCGCCGCCCTGCCCGAGCGTCCCCGCTTCGCCGACCACAGCCGCGAGGTGTACGAGGACGTGTTGAACTTGGCGTACAACGTGGCCGACCGGTACTTTGCCAACCACGCCCGCGAGGCGGACCTGAACGAGCCGCACGTGGTGGACGGCAAGGTCCAGCTGGTGCCCGGCGTGGCCGAGGCCATGAAGGCCTTTCGCGAGGCCGGATTTTTTGGTGCCCACCACGACGAGGAACTGGGCGGCCTGCAACTGCCGTGGGTGATCCTGCAGGCGGTGCAGGCCCACTTTCAGGCGGCCAACGTCGGCAGCAGCGGCTATCCCTTCCTGACCATCGGCAATGCCAATCTGCAGCGCGAATTCGCCTCGCCCGAGCAGCAGCGCCGGTACATGCTTCCGCTGATCGAGGGCCGCTGGTTCGGCACCATGGCGCTCTCGGAGCCGCACGCCGGCTCGGGGCTGGCCGACATCACGACCACCGCCACGCCCCGGGAGGACGGCACCTACAGTCTGTCGGGCAGCAAGATGTGGATCTCGGGCGGCGAGCACGAGCTGAGCGAGAACATCGTCCACCTGGTTCTGGCCCGCATCAAGGGCGGTCCGGCCGGGGTGCGGGGCATCAGCCTATTTCTGGTGCCGCGTTACCGCATTCGTGAGGACGGCACACCCGGCGAGAGCAACCACGTCGTGCTGGCGGGGCTCAACCACAAGATGGGCTACCGGGGCACCACGAACACACTGCTCAATTTCGGCGAGGGCGGCGAGACCATCGGTGAACTCGTCGGCGAGCCGGGCCAGGGCCTGCGGCAGATGTTCCACATGATGAACGAGGCCCGCATCGGCGTCGGCATGGGCGCGGTGATGCTGGGCTACGCGGGATACCTCGCCAGCCTGGAATACGCCCGTGAGCGCGCGCAGGGCCGCCTCGCGAGCAACAAAGACCCGCACAGTCCGGCCATCCCGATCATCGGCCATGCGGACGTCAAACGTCTGCTGTTGCGTCAGAAGGCCATTGTGGAGGGGGGACTGGCGCTGGGCCTGTACGCGTCCAGTCTGGTGGATGACCTGCAAACCGGGCGGGAAGAGCAGCGCGCCGATACGGGCCTGCTGCTTGACCTGCTCACCCCCATCGTGAAGTCGTGGCCCAGCAAATACAGTCAGGAAGCCCTGAGTGACGCGATTCAGGTCATGGGCGGGGCCGGGTACACCCGCGACTATCCGGTCGAGATGTACTACCGTGACAACCGCCTGAATCCTATCCACGAGGGCACCGAGGGCATTCAGGGCAACGATCTGCTGGGCCGCAAGCTGACGCAGGCGGGTGGGCGCGGCCTGGAAATTCTGCTCTCCCGGATGGAGGCGGACCTGCAAGAAGCCCAGCAGCTCGAAGGACTCGATGAGATTCGCGCCGCCCTGGCCACGGCGCTGAAGCACAACCAGAGCGCCCTAAAGGCCATCCTGGGCCGCGCCACGGACCTCGGACCGGACCTCTTTCTGGCGAATGCCAACAGCGCGCTGGAGATGCTGGGGCACACGGTGGTGGGCTGGATGTGGCTGCGGCAGGCCGCAACGGCCGCCCGCGCCCTGCCGCAGGCCAAGAGTGACGACGCTGATTTCTACCAGGGGAAGTTGCAGGCCGCCCGGTTCTTTGCCGTCTATGAGCTGCCCAGGATCGAGTTTCACGCCGAACTGCTGGCGAGCGCCGACGCCACCACGCACGAGATGCAAGACAGGTGGTTCTGA
- a CDS encoding NADPH:quinone oxidoreductase family protein, with protein MRALICQTFDQPEALSVQTQPDPTPGPGEVVMEVRAAGVNYPDALMVMGQYQIKPPLPFIPGAEAAGVIVAVGENVRHLHVGQRAVAFTGTGAFASHLKADAGAVMPLPDGLDFEVAATLPLAYGTTMHALVDRARLQAGETLLVLGAAGGVGLAAVMIGKALGARVIAATGSDEKLQLALDHGADEGFNYASEDLRERIKALTDGKGPDVIFDPVGDRYAEPAFRSIAWGGRYLVVGFAGGEIPRLPLNLPLLKGASLVGVFWGEFAKRDPAANARNLARLSGWVLEGQVRPLVSERYTLERGPQAMRDLLERRVTGKVVITP; from the coding sequence ATGCGTGCCCTTATCTGCCAGACGTTTGACCAGCCCGAAGCCCTGAGTGTCCAGACCCAGCCCGACCCCACCCCCGGCCCCGGCGAGGTGGTGATGGAAGTCCGCGCCGCCGGCGTGAACTATCCCGATGCCCTGATGGTCATGGGGCAGTACCAGATCAAGCCCCCGCTGCCCTTTATCCCCGGCGCGGAGGCGGCGGGTGTGATTGTGGCCGTCGGGGAGAACGTGAGACACCTGCATGTCGGACAGCGGGCGGTGGCCTTTACGGGGACAGGCGCCTTCGCCTCGCACCTCAAGGCGGATGCGGGGGCGGTGATGCCGCTGCCCGACGGACTGGACTTCGAGGTCGCCGCGACCCTGCCCCTGGCCTACGGCACGACCATGCACGCGCTGGTAGACCGTGCCCGGCTGCAGGCGGGTGAGACGCTGCTGGTGCTGGGCGCGGCGGGCGGTGTGGGGCTGGCGGCGGTGATGATCGGCAAGGCGCTGGGCGCCCGGGTGATCGCAGCGACCGGCAGCGACGAGAAGCTGCAACTGGCCCTGGACCACGGCGCAGACGAGGGCTTCAATTACGCCAGCGAGGACCTGCGCGAGCGCATCAAGGCCTTGACGGACGGCAAAGGGCCGGATGTGATCTTCGATCCCGTGGGCGACCGCTACGCCGAGCCGGCCTTCCGCAGCATCGCCTGGGGTGGACGTTATCTGGTGGTGGGCTTTGCGGGCGGTGAGATTCCCAGGTTGCCGCTGAACCTGCCGCTGCTCAAGGGGGCCTCGCTGGTGGGCGTGTTCTGGGGCGAGTTTGCCAAACGCGATCCGGCCGCCAACGCCCGCAACCTCGCGCGGCTCTCGGGCTGGGTCCTGGAGGGCCAGGTCCGGCCGCTGGTCAGCGAGCGTTACACGCTCGAACGCGGCCCGCAGGCCATGCGCGACCTGCTGGAACGCCGCGTGACCGGCAAGGTGGTCATTACGCCTTGA
- a CDS encoding replication initiator protein A, with the protein MTRSKRSQKSTPASPKEISRIDEANVGRLGLISIQERVPETFTSWTIDFHVEGRPARLSCDAVPKYGGVPHGLDGDISTALIDLYVEDGCPEDGVLHTTAYQILKRAGLHDSGRYYQNLRQTLFRLRTATYTASEAWRDHRRGNWTTVTFNYLEALEFTSGDEDLGLSRSSTLKIRLAEPIVKSIRARYTKPLDLEFLTSLDRPLTRALYRLLDARRYPPEDPREPLPSFTVNLIEWAEACKIVDRRSNKIRSTLQGAHEELMERHYLSAVEYEGRGQKQQLTYRFADLDVLAASPVPDGPLIAELARHRVSAAVARRLVLEYGEDHVRRRLEKFRRLLDGGYKARNRSAVLVDVIRDQDNKYPEAAAEGGERRVVAPSYMPTLVEATDDPQPLEAQVDAALKTLQFLLRERLSVSEYALLRMGMIVGQPDPQEITRAASKAKVDGLLTEFTAELLLHLQHLQATAS; encoded by the coding sequence TTGACACGCAGCAAGCGTTCCCAGAAGTCCACCCCCGCGTCTCCCAAAGAGATCTCGCGAATTGATGAGGCGAATGTTGGTCGTCTGGGCCTGATCAGTATTCAGGAGCGCGTCCCGGAGACCTTCACGTCATGGACCATCGACTTTCATGTCGAGGGACGGCCAGCACGGTTGAGCTGTGACGCCGTGCCCAAGTACGGTGGGGTTCCGCATGGCCTGGACGGAGACATCTCCACTGCCCTGATTGACCTGTACGTCGAGGACGGCTGTCCGGAAGACGGTGTCCTGCACACCACGGCGTATCAGATCCTCAAGCGCGCCGGACTGCACGACTCGGGTCGCTATTACCAGAATCTGCGCCAGACGCTTTTCCGGCTGAGAACGGCCACCTACACCGCCTCCGAGGCGTGGCGGGACCACCGCCGGGGCAACTGGACCACCGTGACTTTCAATTATCTGGAGGCCCTGGAGTTCACCAGCGGGGATGAGGACCTTGGCCTGAGCCGCAGCAGCACCCTCAAGATCCGGCTGGCCGAACCCATCGTCAAGTCCATCCGGGCGCGCTACACCAAGCCCCTGGACCTGGAGTTTCTGACCAGTCTGGACCGGCCCCTGACGCGGGCGCTGTACCGCCTGCTGGACGCCCGGCGTTATCCCCCGGAAGACCCGCGTGAGCCGTTGCCCTCCTTCACGGTCAACCTGATCGAGTGGGCCGAGGCCTGCAAGATCGTGGACCGCCGCAGCAACAAGATTCGCTCGACCCTGCAGGGAGCGCACGAGGAGTTGATGGAGCGCCACTACCTCAGCGCCGTGGAATACGAGGGCCGGGGGCAAAAGCAGCAGTTGACCTACCGCTTCGCCGATCTTGACGTTCTGGCCGCGTCACCGGTGCCCGACGGCCCTCTAATCGCCGAACTCGCGCGGCACCGCGTCTCTGCGGCGGTGGCCCGCCGACTGGTTCTGGAGTACGGCGAGGACCATGTGCGCCGTCGCCTGGAAAAGTTTCGCCGGTTGCTGGACGGCGGATACAAGGCGCGCAACCGCTCGGCGGTGCTTGTCGATGTCATTCGCGATCAGGACAACAAATATCCTGAAGCCGCCGCCGAGGGGGGAGAGCGGCGGGTGGTGGCCCCCTCGTACATGCCCACCCTGGTTGAGGCCACCGACGATCCACAGCCGCTTGAGGCCCAGGTAGACGCGGCGCTCAAGACGCTGCAGTTCCTGCTGCGCGAACGCCTGAGCGTCAGCGAATACGCCCTGCTGCGCATGGGCATGATCGTCGGTCAGCCGGATCCTCAGGAGATCACGCGCGCCGCCTCAAAGGCCAAGGTGGACGGATTGCTCACGGAATTCACGGCCGAGTTGCTGCTCCACCTTCAGCACCTGCAGGCCACCGCTTCCTGA
- a CDS encoding alpha/beta fold hydrolase, which translates to MSAAHPKIPEPRLCNIGPRTLAYDEVRPEQPQGNVLFLTGLGSNRLGWRGQLPVFGEKYRSFAIDHRDTGDSDPAEADYATTDQADDAAAFLRSVDAAPAHVVGISMGGFIALNLTVRWPELVRSLTLVSTSAGGEGHVRPDPAGLESLRPDFTLSPGERARRTYGLMMAPGFLDAHPRAADAIAANAGYRPQTPEQYARQFRSTRTHDVTAELAGLTVPTLVVHGDADPLVRYENGQHLAASIPGAEFITYPGTGHIPTVERLEDFNRQVLAFMARH; encoded by the coding sequence ATGTCCGCTGCACACCCGAAGATTCCCGAACCCCGCCTGTGCAATATCGGTCCCCGCACCCTGGCCTACGACGAGGTCCGCCCCGAACAGCCACAGGGCAACGTCCTGTTTCTGACCGGGCTGGGCAGCAACCGCCTGGGCTGGCGCGGGCAGCTGCCGGTGTTCGGGGAAAAGTACCGCAGCTTTGCGATAGACCACCGCGATACCGGCGACAGCGATCCCGCCGAGGCCGACTACGCCACCACCGATCAGGCCGATGATGCCGCCGCCTTCCTGCGGTCCGTGGACGCCGCGCCCGCGCATGTGGTGGGCATCAGCATGGGGGGCTTCATCGCCTTAAATCTGACCGTGCGCTGGCCCGAACTGGTGCGCAGCCTCACGCTGGTCAGCACCTCGGCCGGGGGAGAGGGTCATGTCAGGCCGGACCCGGCGGGGCTCGAGTCGTTGCGCCCCGATTTCACGCTCTCTCCCGGCGAGCGCGCCCGGCGCACCTATGGCCTGATGATGGCCCCCGGCTTTCTGGACGCCCATCCGCGGGCCGCCGACGCCATCGCCGCGAATGCCGGGTACCGCCCGCAGACGCCCGAGCAGTACGCCCGGCAGTTCCGCTCCACGCGGACCCATGACGTGACCGCCGAATTGGCCGGATTGACCGTGCCGACGCTGGTGGTCCACGGGGACGCCGACCCCCTGGTGCGCTACGAGAACGGGCAGCATCTGGCCGCCAGCATTCCGGGGGCGGAGTTCATCACCTACCCGGGCACCGGCCACATCCCCACCGTGGAGCGGCTGGAGGACTTCAACCGGCAGGTCCTGGCGTTCATGGCCCGGCACTGA
- a CDS encoding MerR family transcriptional regulator — MSAPPPELYTTAELAREAGVTRRTVMHYAELGLLTPDLVTASGRSLYGPYSLRLLRDLIDMRALGMTLEEARDMVILRRATHDIQGNYRRDWRREDVPLDDLRLQALQTRLRAINAAYARQADNLARFDRWLTKRFTGGTGHEHGIEGSGEE, encoded by the coding sequence TTGAGCGCCCCACCGCCGGAGCTGTACACCACTGCCGAACTGGCCCGCGAGGCGGGCGTGACCCGCCGCACCGTCATGCACTACGCCGAGCTGGGGCTGCTCACGCCCGATCTGGTCACGGCCTCCGGGCGGTCCCTGTACGGCCCCTACTCGCTGCGGCTGCTGCGCGACCTGATCGACATGCGCGCCCTGGGCATGACCCTGGAAGAAGCCCGGGACATGGTGATCTTGCGCCGCGCCACCCACGACATCCAGGGCAACTACCGGCGTGACTGGCGCCGGGAGGACGTACCGCTGGATGACCTGCGGCTTCAGGCCCTGCAGACCCGCCTGCGTGCCATCAACGCCGCCTATGCGCGGCAGGCCGACAACCTGGCCCGTTTCGACCGCTGGCTCACCAAACGGTTCACCGGGGGGACGGGACACGAGCACGGGATCGAGGGGTCCGGCGAGGAGTAG
- a CDS encoding ATP-binding protein, whose protein sequence is MTHISPPEQNSDAAAQRLLTLALQVSAASTRSSVGETLLSGALDLTGAAAGAVFLLDESAGGLETVAFQEQEAGLGGPACLATLRAAVEAWPPEVQSSGTAGPCTVVPLSMAGQLLGALVLDLGAAQAQDAPADRALPAALHLLAAHGALALDRVRVADELRVRTKRTRELEERRAALDAFVAFTEVSAGTSQGLELATHAVDVLRATLGDLSVAYYERTDGLWKARVWSDDLTPEVVASITAGVAPEAPSFARAVDSRDVLFIPGWDAGYEEVAQTESYGAVALYPCFVAEEARGMLAMGIQRAGEWSEREQAVFRAVGSSLRLALERAEDARQLQVQNAELAARTRVLEAFADLTRRLTLHGDPYALIHRAQDVVRSLLPDGAATYYEPEGPLWRVKSQSGDLRHAELQAALDAGLPLDSAQNLNVPYTSHQPYYQDVYDLDTDQLHEHVRHIGATATLPVTVRGEVRGVFAVALFGRRRWSETDRAMLDTVVYSLGLALEGAQALRELDRTQHYLKVVAENAPLLLFATDAQGVFTLSEGRLLTRLGLQPEQAVGQCATTLFQHEPDLRAGTWLAGALAGESTHGLMQVESSGITLETWFVPLRDEKGQVSEVVGVSLDVTERLEAQRQVERANEELRRSNHELEQFAYVASHDLQEPLRTVTSFSQLLARKHGGQLDEKSELYLRMIGEGSARMSRLLQDLLAFSRVTTGARTSVRVDTADVLAQVVQDLHGQIEQTSADLQVFPLPTVQGDPTQVRQIFQNLIGNALKFSVPERAPRITVTACRMGREVQFSVQDNGIGIAPEFFERIFTIFQRLHTRDQYEGNGIGLSITHRIIERHRGRLWLESTPGQGSTFFFTLPADG, encoded by the coding sequence ATGACCCATATTTCCCCTCCAGAACAAAATTCTGACGCGGCAGCCCAGCGTCTCCTGACACTGGCCCTGCAGGTCTCTGCGGCCTCCACCCGGAGCAGCGTCGGAGAGACCCTGCTGAGCGGCGCCCTGGACCTGACCGGGGCGGCGGCGGGGGCCGTCTTCCTGCTGGATGAATCGGCCGGTGGGCTGGAGACTGTGGCCTTTCAGGAACAGGAAGCGGGGTTGGGTGGGCCGGCGTGCCTGGCCACCCTGCGGGCTGCCGTTGAAGCGTGGCCGCCAGAGGTTCAGTCCTCCGGGACTGCGGGCCCCTGTACCGTCGTACCGCTGAGCATGGCGGGGCAGTTGCTGGGGGCGCTCGTCCTCGACCTCGGCGCGGCCCAGGCCCAGGACGCGCCAGCGGACCGCGCGCTGCCCGCGGCCCTGCATCTTCTGGCGGCCCACGGAGCGCTCGCCCTGGACCGGGTCCGCGTGGCGGACGAACTGCGTGTCCGGACCAAGCGCACCCGTGAACTGGAAGAACGCCGCGCCGCTCTGGACGCCTTTGTGGCTTTCACGGAAGTCTCGGCGGGTACCAGTCAGGGCTTGGAACTCGCCACCCACGCGGTGGACGTTCTGCGTGCCACCCTGGGCGACCTGAGCGTGGCGTATTACGAACGGACCGATGGTCTGTGGAAGGCGCGGGTCTGGTCGGATGACCTTACGCCGGAGGTGGTCGCCTCCATCACGGCGGGCGTGGCGCCGGAGGCTCCCAGTTTTGCCCGGGCCGTGGATAGCCGGGATGTCCTGTTTATTCCGGGCTGGGACGCGGGCTACGAGGAAGTGGCGCAGACCGAGAGTTACGGAGCGGTGGCCCTGTATCCCTGCTTTGTGGCCGAAGAAGCCCGCGGAATGCTGGCCATGGGCATTCAGCGGGCCGGAGAATGGAGTGAGCGGGAGCAGGCTGTGTTCCGCGCCGTGGGCAGCAGCCTGCGGCTGGCACTGGAGCGCGCCGAGGATGCCCGGCAGTTGCAGGTGCAGAATGCCGAGCTGGCCGCGCGGACGCGCGTGCTGGAGGCCTTTGCGGACCTGACGCGCCGCCTGACCCTGCACGGCGATCCATACGCCCTGATTCACCGCGCCCAGGACGTGGTGCGCTCGCTGTTGCCCGACGGCGCAGCCACCTACTACGAACCCGAGGGACCGTTGTGGCGCGTCAAGTCCCAGAGCGGGGATCTGCGTCATGCTGAGCTGCAGGCCGCCCTGGATGCGGGGTTGCCGCTGGACAGTGCGCAGAATCTGAACGTACCGTATACCAGCCATCAGCCGTATTACCAGGATGTCTACGACCTGGATACCGATCAGTTGCACGAGCACGTGCGGCACATCGGAGCGACTGCCACCCTGCCGGTGACGGTCCGGGGAGAGGTGCGCGGCGTTTTCGCTGTGGCCCTGTTCGGGCGACGCCGGTGGTCAGAGACAGACCGGGCCATGCTGGACACCGTGGTCTATAGCCTGGGGCTGGCGCTGGAGGGCGCGCAGGCGCTCAGGGAACTGGACCGCACGCAGCACTACCTCAAGGTGGTGGCCGAGAATGCGCCGCTGTTGCTGTTCGCCACCGACGCCCAGGGTGTGTTTACCCTGTCGGAAGGACGGCTGCTGACCCGGCTGGGCCTGCAACCGGAGCAGGCGGTGGGTCAGTGCGCGACCACCCTGTTCCAGCATGAGCCGGATCTGCGGGCGGGCACGTGGCTTGCGGGGGCGCTGGCCGGCGAGAGCACCCATGGCCTGATGCAGGTTGAGTCCAGCGGCATCACGCTGGAGACCTGGTTCGTGCCGCTGCGCGATGAGAAGGGGCAGGTCAGCGAGGTGGTGGGCGTTTCCCTGGACGTGACCGAACGCCTTGAGGCGCAGCGGCAGGTCGAGCGGGCCAACGAGGAACTGCGCCGCAGCAACCATGAACTGGAACAGTTCGCCTACGTGGCAAGCCACGACCTGCAGGAGCCGCTGCGCACCGTGACCAGCTTCTCGCAGCTGCTGGCGCGCAAACACGGCGGTCAGCTCGACGAGAAATCCGAGCTGTACCTGCGCATGATCGGTGAGGGCAGCGCCCGTATGTCCCGCCTGCTGCAGGACCTGCTCGCGTTCTCCCGGGTGACCACCGGCGCACGCACATCGGTCCGGGTGGACACCGCCGACGTGCTGGCCCAGGTGGTGCAGGACCTTCACGGTCAGATCGAACAGACCAGCGCCGACCTGCAGGTCTTCCCGCTGCCCACCGTGCAGGGCGATCCCACCCAGGTCCGGCAGATCTTCCAGAACCTGATTGGCAACGCCCTCAAATTCAGCGTGCCGGAACGGGCTCCGCGCATCACTGTCACCGCGTGCCGTATGGGGCGAGAAGTGCAGTTCAGCGTGCAGGACAACGGCATTGGAATCGCGCCAGAGTTTTTTGAACGCATCTTCACGATTTTCCAGCGCCTGCACACCCGCGATCAGTACGAGGGCAATGGCATCGGCCTGTCGATCACGCACCGGATTATCGAGCGGCATAGAGGACGGTTGTGGCTGGAATCCACTCCCGGCCAGGGCAGTACCTTTTTCTTCACGCTGCCGGCCGACGGCTGA